In a single window of the Desulfovibrio sp. Fe33 genome:
- a CDS encoding winged helix-turn-helix domain-containing protein, translating into MKQQPETVLRLRVWLDQEDQTYIGIGSTLLLQQVEKLGSLRQAAEALGMSYRRAWGKLKSAEERIGKPLVEKTKGKGQRFNLSPYGKEIMEKFLHFYLDVEEYATQRASELLDMDVKKSGEFYREDTE; encoded by the coding sequence ATGAAACAACAACCTGAAACCGTCCTGAGACTGCGCGTCTGGCTCGACCAGGAAGATCAGACCTACATCGGCATCGGAAGCACTCTCCTGCTGCAACAGGTCGAAAAACTCGGCTCTCTGCGCCAGGCGGCCGAAGCTCTGGGCATGTCCTACCGCCGCGCCTGGGGCAAATTGAAAAGCGCCGAGGAGCGCATAGGCAAACCCTTGGTGGAAAAGACCAAAGGTAAAGGCCAGCGTTTCAATCTTTCGCCCTATGGCAAGGAAATTATGGAAAAATTCCTCCACTTTTACCTGGACGTGGAGGAGTACGCCACGCAACGCGCCTCGGAACTGCTCGACATGGACGTAAAGAAGTCCGGTGAATTTTACCGGGAAGACACGGAATAA
- a CDS encoding MoaD/ThiS family protein, giving the protein MGIEIKTFATLAKYLPENSADYPVEPGETVRSLVNRLGIPEKDVTLIFVNALRSDLDREIQDGDRVGLFPPVGGG; this is encoded by the coding sequence ATGGGAATAGAAATCAAAACCTTTGCGACTCTGGCGAAATACCTGCCGGAAAACAGCGCCGACTATCCTGTGGAACCGGGTGAGACCGTCCGCTCCCTGGTAAACAGGCTCGGCATTCCGGAGAAGGACGTCACCCTCATTTTCGTCAATGCCCTGCGCTCCGATCTCGATCGCGAGATACAGGACGGAGACCGCGTGGGACTGTTTCCCCCGGTGGGCGGCGGCTAG
- a CDS encoding aldehyde ferredoxin oxidoreductase family protein, whose amino-acid sequence MPKILRINCRTQEYSFDEVGLYAGLGGRALTSRIINKEVPATCHPLSAENKLVIASGLLGGSSAANSGRVSVGTKSPLTGGIKESNSGGLFGHRMPKLGLVAIVLEDKPAEDAPFSSLFITEDRVEFRDASDIAGMDTYPGHDKLLAEYGDKLCAAMIGPAGETLRKTATIQFTDPYKRPARSAGRGGTGAVLGSKKIKAIILDPEVNVKVSAVDNDAFKEARSTWVSILKGHPVTAEGLPGFGTSVLVNVINEAGALPTKNFRYGQCEHAADISGEKIAEVITERGGKTTEGCHTGCIIQCSQQYNDANGNYLSSGFEYETVWAFGANAMIRDIDDIAMMDRLCDEKGMDTIEIGNTIAVAMDGGIIPWGDGKAAIELLKKVGTDDPMGMIIGNGVDFAGGAFGVERLPTVKGQSMPAYDPRAVKGVGVTYATTAMGADHTAGYGVTANVLGVGGTIDGHKKEGNVELSKNLQVATAAIDSMGFCLFVAFAVLDSENGVQVMADLVQSWTGNTFSVNDLVALGAGAMQDEQDFNKRAGFSEVDDQLPRFFETDPLPPHNVVWDYTVEELQGAKA is encoded by the coding sequence ATGCCCAAGATCCTTAGAATCAATTGCCGAACTCAAGAATATTCCTTTGATGAAGTCGGCCTATACGCCGGATTGGGCGGTCGCGCACTGACCTCCCGGATCATCAACAAGGAAGTCCCCGCCACTTGTCATCCCCTGTCCGCCGAGAACAAGCTGGTCATTGCCTCCGGCCTGTTGGGCGGGTCTTCGGCCGCCAACTCCGGCCGCGTGTCCGTGGGCACCAAGTCCCCGCTGACCGGCGGCATCAAGGAATCCAACTCCGGCGGCCTGTTTGGACACAGGATGCCCAAGCTCGGGCTCGTCGCCATCGTGCTTGAGGACAAGCCCGCGGAAGACGCGCCCTTCTCTTCGCTGTTCATCACCGAAGACAGGGTTGAATTCCGCGACGCGTCGGACATCGCCGGAATGGACACCTATCCCGGCCACGACAAGCTGCTGGCCGAATACGGCGACAAGCTCTGCGCGGCCATGATTGGCCCCGCGGGCGAAACGCTGCGCAAGACCGCGACCATCCAGTTCACCGATCCGTACAAGCGGCCCGCCCGCTCGGCCGGACGCGGCGGCACGGGCGCCGTCCTGGGCTCCAAGAAGATCAAGGCCATCATCCTTGATCCCGAAGTCAACGTGAAGGTCTCCGCCGTCGACAACGACGCATTCAAGGAAGCCCGCTCCACCTGGGTCTCCATACTCAAGGGCCATCCGGTCACCGCCGAAGGCCTGCCCGGCTTCGGCACCTCCGTGCTGGTCAACGTCATCAACGAAGCGGGCGCGCTGCCCACAAAGAACTTCCGCTATGGCCAGTGCGAACACGCCGCCGACATCTCCGGCGAAAAGATCGCCGAAGTCATCACCGAACGCGGCGGCAAGACCACCGAAGGCTGCCATACCGGCTGCATTATCCAGTGCTCCCAGCAGTACAACGACGCGAACGGCAACTACCTGAGCTCCGGTTTCGAGTACGAAACCGTCTGGGCCTTCGGGGCCAACGCCATGATCCGCGACATCGACGACATCGCGATGATGGACCGCCTGTGCGACGAAAAGGGCATGGACACCATCGAAATCGGCAACACCATCGCGGTTGCCATGGACGGCGGCATCATCCCCTGGGGCGACGGCAAGGCCGCCATCGAACTGCTCAAGAAGGTCGGCACTGACGATCCCATGGGCATGATTATCGGCAACGGCGTGGACTTCGCGGGCGGAGCATTCGGCGTGGAGCGTCTGCCCACGGTCAAGGGCCAATCCATGCCCGCCTACGACCCGCGCGCGGTCAAGGGCGTCGGCGTGACTTACGCCACCACCGCCATGGGAGCCGACCACACCGCCGGATACGGCGTCACCGCCAACGTCCTCGGTGTGGGCGGGACCATCGACGGCCACAAGAAGGAAGGCAACGTCGAGCTGTCCAAGAATCTCCAGGTAGCCACCGCGGCCATCGACTCCATGGGCTTCTGCCTGTTCGTGGCCTTCGCGGTTCTGGACTCCGAGAACGGCGTCCAGGTCATGGCCGACCTGGTCCAGTCCTGGACCGGCAACACCTTCTCCGTAAACGACTTGGTCGCCCTGGGCGCAGGCGCCATGCAGGATGAGCAGGACTTCAACAAGCGCGCGGGCTTCTCCGAGGTCGACGACCAGTTGCCCCGCTTCTTCGAAACCGATCCCCTGCCGCCTCACAACGTGGTCTGGGACTACACCGTTGAAGAACTCCAGGGCGCAAAGGCCTAG
- a CDS encoding substrate-binding domain-containing protein, producing the protein MKRLLIAALSCLIIAAMALPVMAAQTLMMATTTSTANTGLLDDLIVPKFMKDTGIEIKFVAVGTGKALKMAENCDVDVVLVHAPAAEKAYVDKGVLVDRKELMYNDFVIIGPASDPAGVKGMGVAEALKTIAQKQAVFASRGDNSGTHKKELSLWKAAEMPVPEKDAWYIQTGQGMLPTINIANEKNGYTMTDRGTFIKYADTKGGNPPLVVLVEGDKVLFNQYSALAVNTAMCKDAQYELATKFINWMASPETQEAIGNFKLLGKKLFIPNAK; encoded by the coding sequence ATGAAACGTTTGCTGATCGCCGCCCTGTCCTGCCTCATCATCGCCGCCATGGCGCTGCCTGTCATGGCCGCCCAGACGCTGATGATGGCCACCACCACCAGCACCGCCAACACCGGACTGCTGGACGACCTGATCGTGCCCAAATTCATGAAAGACACCGGCATCGAGATCAAATTCGTGGCCGTGGGAACGGGCAAGGCCCTCAAAATGGCCGAGAACTGCGACGTGGACGTGGTCCTGGTCCATGCCCCCGCAGCCGAAAAGGCTTACGTGGACAAGGGCGTGCTCGTGGATCGCAAGGAACTCATGTATAACGACTTCGTCATCATCGGCCCGGCTTCCGACCCGGCGGGCGTGAAGGGCATGGGCGTGGCCGAAGCGCTGAAGACCATCGCCCAGAAGCAGGCCGTGTTCGCCAGCCGCGGCGACAACTCCGGCACCCACAAGAAGGAGCTGTCCCTGTGGAAAGCCGCCGAAATGCCCGTGCCCGAAAAGGACGCCTGGTACATCCAGACCGGACAGGGAATGCTGCCGACCATCAACATCGCCAACGAGAAGAACGGCTACACCATGACCGACCGCGGCACCTTCATCAAGTACGCCGACACCAAGGGCGGCAACCCGCCTCTGGTGGTCCTGGTCGAAGGCGACAAGGTCCTGTTCAACCAGTATAGCGCCCTGGCCGTGAACACCGCCATGTGCAAAGACGCCCAGTACGAGCTGGCGACCAAGTTCATCAACTGGATGGCCTCTCCTGAAACCCAGGAGGCCATCGGCAACTTCAAGCTGCTCGGCAAGAAGCTGTTCATCCCCAACGCAAAATAA
- a CDS encoding HesA/MoeB/ThiF family protein, whose translation MDDTLNIGILAMARPGSLPWGGTGPVLDVERVAELAARHDVPGSEIEALALELDVTPTRYLRNRQCISREDQLGLLRARVAQVGLGGLGGTLLEQLLRLGVGTLRAADGDKFEASNLNRQALATLNGLGRDKARAARLRAAEVNPSTTLETVSEFLTPDTLPKFLEGCAVAVDALGGLTMRGHLQRAAGAASIPLVTGALAGWTGYVAVVMPGQIGPADLMGEDNGGEELLGCPAPTVNFVASLMASEVVNILTGKPTLAGKMLLADLRSHTFETVSL comes from the coding sequence TTGGACGACACCCTCAATATCGGCATCCTCGCCATGGCGCGCCCCGGTTCTCTGCCGTGGGGCGGCACTGGGCCTGTCCTTGACGTCGAGCGGGTGGCCGAACTGGCCGCGCGGCACGATGTGCCAGGCAGCGAAATCGAGGCCCTGGCCCTGGAACTGGACGTCACGCCCACCCGCTATCTGCGCAACCGGCAATGCATCTCCCGGGAGGACCAGCTCGGCCTGCTCCGCGCCCGAGTGGCCCAGGTAGGCCTCGGCGGCCTTGGCGGGACGCTGCTGGAGCAACTCCTGCGCCTCGGAGTCGGGACCCTGCGCGCGGCCGACGGCGACAAATTCGAGGCGTCCAATCTTAACCGGCAGGCGCTCGCCACCCTGAACGGTCTGGGCCGGGACAAGGCCCGTGCGGCCCGATTGCGGGCTGCGGAGGTCAACCCCTCGACCACCCTGGAAACCGTGTCCGAATTCCTGACACCGGACACCCTGCCGAAGTTCCTGGAGGGTTGCGCCGTGGCCGTGGACGCCCTGGGCGGCCTGACCATGCGCGGCCATCTCCAAAGGGCGGCAGGCGCGGCGTCCATTCCCCTGGTGACAGGAGCGTTGGCCGGGTGGACCGGCTATGTGGCCGTGGTCATGCCTGGACAGATCGGCCCGGCCGATCTCATGGGCGAGGACAACGGCGGGGAGGAATTACTCGGCTGTCCGGCCCCGACCGTGAACTTCGTGGCCTCCCTCATGGCCTCCGAAGTCGTCAACATCCTCACCGGAAAGCCGACCCTTGCCGGAAAGATGCTCCTGGCCGACCTGCGCTCGCACACATTCGAGACCGTTTCGCTCTGA